One genomic segment of Pempheris klunzingeri isolate RE-2024b chromosome 21, fPemKlu1.hap1, whole genome shotgun sequence includes these proteins:
- the LOC139221156 gene encoding patched domain-containing protein 3-like, protein MGCRRTDCLTRPLSGLFEKLGSLVGSCPFYFFVIPLILSAALSGGFTFLKDREDNDFERQFTPKKGPSKATRAFVRESFPYNDSMFSEDRLYDKDNFASLIAVSTNNSNIITHPAFEDIIRLNNKILNITVHNGSVGFKELCAKVNGECVSNIILEVVSSNETARTSIVLPVHTHRSTPVFLGSVLGGVITDANSSVISAQAVKLSYYLENKESTAGASKLWLRGFKKLLSDEMDSKHIDVSYYTSKSKQEEIDSHTTDGFPLFLITYACAITFSVISCLRLDNVRNKVWVAVFGVFSSGLAVLSSFGLLLYIGAPFVITVANSPFLILGIGLNNMFIMVSDWQHTSVRDPVPKRMAHSYKEAIMPITITALTDVLKFSIGVTSDFPSVQSFCLYTAISIIFCYIYTVTFFGAFLALNGRREASNRHWLTCMKIPSDNSGHHTEIYNICCVGGDYDQNTGAEKKQPASNFFKDYYGPFLIKPWVKGVVIFLYAVYLASSIYGCFHVQQGIELYDLAADNSHVTRFIRKDRQYFYDYGPSVMLIVSEEFPYWDKSERHQLQGCIDDFKRLQFVDEDVYTSWLDSYLSYGQDTHLNLDDKDVFLKNLSKFFDLFPFFKQDVTLSGDAIRASRFFIQTVDIANASMEIDMLKGLKSTAGRCSAASLLVYNEKFIFYDQYDVVVSSTIKNVSVITAVMLVVSLLLIPNPVCSLWVTCSIGSVTVGVTSFMVLWDISLDSISMIIFTVCIGFTVDFSAHVSYAFASSRKASPDDKAVEALSNLGYPILQGALSTILGVSVLAMSEFHTFRTFFKIFFLVVFLGMLHGLIFIPVILTLCTCCSDKEESKNTTLKTSKL, encoded by the exons ATGGGCTGCAGACGCACAGACTGCCTCACACGGCCTCTGTCAGGCCTCTTTGAGAAACTTGGATCGCTGGTGGGCTCctgtcctttttatttttttgtaattcctCTTATACTCTCAGCAGCACTCAGTGGAGGCTTCACTTTTCTCAAAGACAGGGAGGATAATGACTTCGAACGGCAATTCACCCCCAAGAAAGGACCCTCGAAGGCAACAAGAGCTTTTGTCAGGGAAAGCTTCCCCTACAATGACTCCATGTTTTCAGAAGACAGGCTGTACGACAAGGACAACTTTGCATCTCTCATCGCTGTATCAACCAATAACTCAAATATAATAACACATCCTGCCTTTGAGGACATCATCAGGCTCAACAACAAGATCCTTAATATCACTGTTCACAATGGGAGTGTGGGATTCAAAGAGTTGTGTGCAAAAGTCAACGGAGAATGTGTGTCGAACATCATCCTGGAGGTCGTGAGCTCTAATGAAACTGCTCGAACCAGCATCGTCCtccctgtacacacacacagatccacgCCTGTGTTCCTGGGCTCTGTGCTTGGCGGGGTTATCACAGATGCCAACAGCTCAGTCATAAGTGCTCAGGCTGTAAAACTCTCCTACTACTTAGAGAATAAGGAGAGCACAGCTGGCGCCTCAAAATTATGGCTGAGAGGTTTCAAAAAACTCTTATCAGATGAGATGGACAGCAAACACATTGAC GTGTCTTACTACACCTCCAAATCCAAGCAGGAGGAGATTGACAGTCACACCACAGATGGCTTCCCTTTATTCCTCATCACTTATGCCTGCGCTATCACCTTCTCGGTGATATCCTGCCTGAG ATTGGACAATGTGAGGAACAAGGTGTGGGTGGCTGTCTTTGGCGTCTTCTCCTCTGGCCTGGCTGTTCTCTCCTCTTTTGGCTTGCTGCTCTACATCGGAGCGCCATTTGTTATTACAGTCGCAAACTCTCCTTTCCTAATACTTG GAATTGGTCTCAACAACATGTTCATAATGGTGTCTGACTGGCAGCACACCAGCGTGAGAGACCCGGTGCCAAAACGGATGGCTCACTCCTACAAAGAAGCTATCATGCCTATCACCATCACCGCCCTGACCGACGTCCTCAAGTTCTCCATAGGCGTCACGTCCGACTTCCCTTCAGTGCAGTCGTTCTGCCTGTACACCGCCATCTCCATCATATTTTGCTACATCTACACAGTCACCTTCTTTGGAGCCTTCCTGGCTCTAAATGGGAGGCGGGAAGCCAGCAACAGACACTGGCTGACCTGCATGAAAATACCATCAGACAATTCTGGTCATCACACTGAGATATATAACATCTGCTGTGTGGGAGGCGACTATGATCAGAACACTGgagcagagaaaaaacaacCTGCGAGTAATTTCTTTAAGGATTACTACGGCCCGTTTTTGATCAAACCCTGGGTCAAAGGAGTTGTAATCTTCCTTTATGCGGTGTATTTAGCTTCAAGTATTTATGGATGTTTCCACGTACAGCAGGGGATTGAGCTCTATGATCTGGCAGCTGATAACTCCCACGTTACAAGATTCATAAGGAAGGATAGGCAGTATTTTTACGATTACGGTCCATCTGTGATGCTTATTGTAAGCGAGGAATTCCCATATTGGGATAAGAGCGAAAGGCACCAACTTCAGGGATGCATTGACGACTTTAAAAGGCTCCAGTTTGTAGATGAGGATGTCTATACGTCCTGGCTGGACTCTTATTTATCATATGGAcaagacacacatttaaacCTCGATGATAAGGATGTTTTCCTCAAAAATCTATCCaaattttttgatttatttccttttttcaagCAAGATGTGACCCTCAGTGGAGACGCCATCCGTGCATCCCGGTTCTTCATTCAGACTGTTGATATTGCGAACGCCAGCATGGAAATCGACATGCTCAAAGGTCTTAAAAGCACCGCAGGCAGGTGCAGCGCAGCATCTTTATTAGTCTATAACGAGAAATTCATCTTCTACGACCAGTACGACGTGGTGGTCAGCAGCACCATTAAAAACGTCAGCGTGATCACAGCCGTGATGTTGGTTGTTTCTCTCCTGCTGATTCCAAACCCCGTCTGCTCGTTGTGGGTGACGTGCTCCATCGGCTCAGTGACTGTGGGGGTGACCAGTTTCATGGTGCTGTGGGACATCAGCCTCGATTCCATATCCATGATCATTTTCACCGTCTGCATCGGCTTCACCGTGGATTTCTCGGCTCACGTGTCTTACGCCTTCGCCTCCAGCAGGAAAGCCAGTCCTGATGACAAGGCTGTGGAAGCTCTCTCCAATTTAGGCTATCCCATACTTCAAGGGGCCTTGTCCACCATTTTAGGGGTGTCGGTGCTGGCCATGTCTGAATTTCACACGTtcagaacattttttaaaatcttcttTCTCGTCGTGTTTCTTGGGATGCTTCACGGCCTCATTTTCATTCCAGTGATTCTGACATTATGCACATGCTGCTCAGACAAAGAGGAAAGTAAAAACACGACTTTGAAAACGAGCAAACTATGA